The Caminibacter pacificus genome includes a region encoding these proteins:
- a CDS encoding 50S ribosomal protein L23 produces MADITDIKSIVYTEKALNLQEQGVLVVQTSPKVTKNQLKEIFKEYFGVTPIKINSLRQKGKVKRFRGIEGKRPDYKKFYVKLPEDAKLESLSV; encoded by the coding sequence ATGGCAGATATTACAGATATCAAATCAATCGTTTATACTGAAAAAGCACTTAACCTTCAAGAGCAAGGTGTTTTAGTAGTTCAAACGTCACCAAAAGTGACTAAAAATCAATTAAAAGAAATTTTCAAAGAATATTTCGGTGTAACACCAATCAAAATCAATTCACTTAGACAAAAAGGTAAAGTGAAAAGATTCAGAGGAATCGAAGGTAAAAGACCTGATTATAAAAAATTCTATGTTAAATTACCTGAAGATGCAAAACTTGAAAGCCTAAGTGTATAA
- the rplB gene encoding 50S ribosomal protein L2, which produces MAVKTYKPYTPSRRFMSTLDNSDITSKPTVKKLLIKLPAKAGRNNMGRITSRHREAGHKKLYRIIDFKRNKFGVPGKVMTIEYDPYRNCRICLISYADGDKRYIIQPEGLKVGDTVMAAEAGLDILPGNAMKLKNIPVGTVVHNVEMKPGKGGQIARAAGNSCQIMGREGKYVILRLPSGEMRKILGECMATIGTVGNADYQNITIGKAGRSRWLGIRPQTRGIAMNPVDHPHGGGEGRSKGNHPVTPWGMPTKGYKTRKKKQSDKYIISRRKK; this is translated from the coding sequence ATGGCAGTAAAAACATATAAACCATATACACCGTCAAGAAGATTTATGAGTACGCTTGATAATAGCGACATCACTTCTAAGCCGACGGTTAAAAAATTACTTATTAAACTTCCGGCAAAAGCCGGTAGAAACAATATGGGTAGAATCACTTCTCGCCATAGAGAAGCTGGTCATAAAAAACTTTACAGAATTATCGACTTTAAAAGAAATAAATTCGGTGTTCCTGGTAAAGTAATGACTATCGAATACGATCCGTACAGAAACTGTAGAATTTGTCTAATCAGCTATGCTGACGGAGACAAAAGATACATTATCCAACCTGAAGGTCTTAAAGTTGGTGATACTGTAATGGCGGCTGAAGCAGGTCTTGATATTTTACCTGGTAACGCTATGAAACTTAAAAACATTCCTGTTGGTACTGTAGTACACAACGTTGAAATGAAACCTGGAAAAGGCGGGCAAATCGCAAGAGCTGCGGGTAACAGCTGCCAAATTATGGGTAGAGAAGGAAAATACGTAATCCTTAGACTTCCATCAGGTGAAATGAGAAAAATTCTTGGTGAATGTATGGCGACTATCGGTACTGTTGGTAACGCTGATTACCAAAACATCACTATCGGTAAAGCCGGAAGAAGCAGATGGCTTGGAATCAGACCTCAAACAAGAGGTATCGCAATGAACCCGGTTGACCATCCACACGGTGGTGGTGAAGGTAGAAGTAAAGGTAACCATCCTGTTACACCTTGGGGTATGCCGACTAAAGGTTACAAAACTCGTAAGAAAAAACAATCTGATAAATATATCATTTCAAGAAGAAAGAAATAA
- the rpsS gene encoding 30S ribosomal protein S19, giving the protein MARSLKKGPFVDDHLMKKVLKAKEEKNPKPIKTWSRRSTIVPEMIGLTINVHNGRDFVPVYITERHVGFKLGEFAPTRTFRGHKGSVQKKIGK; this is encoded by the coding sequence ATGGCTAGAAGTTTGAAAAAAGGTCCTTTCGTAGACGACCATTTAATGAAAAAAGTTCTTAAAGCAAAAGAAGAAAAAAACCCAAAACCAATTAAAACTTGGAGTAGAAGAAGTACAATCGTTCCTGAAATGATCGGTTTAACTATTAACGTTCATAACGGAAGAGATTTCGTTCCTGTTTATATCACTGAAAGACACGTAGGATTCAAACTTGGTGAATTCGCACCTACAAGAACTTTTAGAGGTCATAAAGGTTCTGTTCAAAAGAAAATTGGTAAGTAA